One Polaribacter reichenbachii genomic window, CCAAATTGCTGAACAAATGCAGGGAAAGTTGGACTAGCCATTAAACCTCCTGTAATTTGAGCTGATAAATCTGTTAAATCTTCATCTTTAATGATAACAGGGTTTGGTGTCTCTAAAGAAAATTGAATAATTCTATCTGTTTCACCTAAAGCCGTAAAAACTTGATTTATTCCACCATAAACAACATTTAATGTAGGAATTTGTGCAGCAAGTGCTACAGAAGAATCAGAACTACCAGTTGCATCTAAAGGATTATAAGGTACAGTTGTAAAATTAGCTAAACTTGTAATATATGGTAAATTTGCAACTACTCCTTTTGCACCTGTAGCTGTTAAAGCAGTAACCATACTACCAAATACTTGTCCAAAAATTGTAGGATCTGTAATATCTGATGAGCCATAACTTGTTACATCAAAATTACCTGTTTGATCTACTCCAGCACCACCTGCAAGTGCATAACCTAAAACATCATTACCTCCTATTTCAGACAAAGTAAAAAATGTTGGTGCTTGTGCCACTGCATCTCCTAAAACAGTTGCTGAAGCGCTAGAAGCAAAACGTGCGTAATAAGGATTTGCTAATTCTAAAGGAACTCCTTGTAAGTTTCCATAACCTGAAGCTACAAAATGAAAACTTTTTGCTCCTGGAATTCCATAATTGTTAAAACTTCCACTCAATACACTTGTTGTTTCTGTAGTTGGTGTTGCATCTAATGGTGCTGGTCCAGAACCATCAAAATAAAATCTTGGTCCTTGTATTTGAACGCCACCATATAATAAACCACCAATATTATCATTCATTAATGGTTGATTAAAAGTAGT contains:
- a CDS encoding G-D-S-L family lipolytic protein; amino-acid sequence: MKNFKYIGLFVLSLSIASCDVNNDLDAIPEEVAAEVALNTNGLDFSSYVSVGASFTAGFTDNGLFKAAQENSFPNILASKFGTTFNQPLMNDNIGGLLYGGVQIQGPRFYFDGSGPAPLDATPTTETTSVLSGSFNNYGIPGAKSFHFVASGYGNLQGVPLELANPYYARFASSASATVLGDAVAQAPTFFTLSEIGGNDVLGYALAGGAGVDQTGNFDVTSYGSSDITDPTIFGQVFGSMVTALTATGAKGVVANLPYITSLANFTTVPYNPLDATGSSDSSVALAAQIPTLNVVYGGINQVFTALGETDRIIQFSLETPNPVIIKDEDLTDLSAQITGGLMASPTFPAFVQQFGLPAEAAPLVASLFGQFYGQARPATSNDLLVLSSSSVIGTINTDTVQYLMSQGLSQTLAGQFSAEGISLPLEDKWVITPEEQAAIKTATDAYNTTISSIASANPNLALVDFKAILEEASTGIAFDDYVLTTNLVTGGLISLDGVHLTARGYALMANKFLAAMDAEFGSNFTTATGGLAVGGDYPTNYSPALR